ACCACTTAAATAAGCATGTGCTCCAAATTGTCGACTTTGTCAACTCACTATTTCTCCACCCACGGAGCCGGTGGCTTGCGCCGCGCCGCTAGAGCACCCTGGCTCTTGTCTCCGGATCCCGCCGTTGATTTTCCCGTTTTCAAAAAGGCTTGCATACCGGTTTCCTCGTTTCTTaacaaaattataaataaagcAGGACGCAAATGCAAGTTTACCGCGCGTTTATCGATAACGAGTTGTCGCGAGTTGAAAGGTTGCCGGTAGCAGAGCTGCCAGATGAACCAAAGCAATTGTACACCTGCAAAAACTTCTGAGTATTACAAAAGTTTGTATATAATGTAATACTAAATGTGTTACACtaaatcattttttaatttttgtacgCTTAAAATTACACTATTGTACAGATTCTTTTTAACTGTAATACTAAGACCGAAAACGATTTCGTAGATAACAGTTACTGAAATTACGTCTTAAAACAAGGCTGTacatatttcaagttctttcaaatttgcaaataatttgcatttaaaatgaaaacaatacGAACATTAGATTTCCAATTTCTCGCCGCGTAGGTGCATCCATCTATCCGGCAACCCTGGCCTGCatcgcttttgtttttgttgcgtttTTTTATTGCGCTGATAACTACgggttttttagttttttataaaGGATATAAATAGAGCGGCTTTCGCAGGCAGGGTGGACAAACATGATTAACCGCCCAGCACAGCGCGTGCCAACGAGTGTTTTATAAGAGCGCGAtttggattttgattttgatttgccaTTGCCTTTGCCTCTGCCATTGcgattgttattgtttttgtgcCCCGCCTTCGCCCCACAAAACCGAAAAGGAGAAAACCAAGAGAAGCGTTGCCAAAACGTTGTTATGTAAATGCACGAAAGCAGAACGTTGGCACAGGCACCATCCTCATCCGGAATCCACCGCAATCGACGTGCTCCGCAGCGGGACACGAAGTTTAAGGTCGGAGCGCCCAGCACCCGCACTCATCACGCGATTGTGTGAAAGTTTCGCCTGGCTCGAGTTTGTTTAGCGCTTGTTTACCCAACGCCTAACGAAGTTACTGAGTGTTCCCCTCCTCGTGCATTGCAGATAGGAATCCCGGCTCGGAAATGGCCGCCAAGACGGACGAATCCTCGCCAGCCGTGGCGTCAAGCACAAGCAGCACTCCCGCTCCCTCCAGCGGACGCCACCAGCTGCGACCCGTGAAGTTCGACTACGCGGACTCATTTGCCTGCACCTACATCGTTTCCGTGGTGGCCGCCTCCATTGCAGAGCTCGCGACCTATCCCTTGGACCTGACCAAGACGCGTCTGCAGATCCAGGGCGAAGGAGCCGCCCACTCGGCGGGAAAGTCCAATGTGAGTGGCACCACACACCTAACTGCTTTCCGCTTGTTGTTCTATTGTCTCAGGCTTTTGGTTACTCCTAACCCCGGAACCTAATCCATATCCCCCTCATCCATTCCATCCATACCCTTAGCTCACAAACTAAACCAGAGATTGTGCTGCCCCTCCGATTTATCTACTCCAATCGCGCGATTAGCGAGCCGAAATTTCACAGTGTCCAGCGTCAAAGAGATACGGCAAATCGGAGTGGGCACGGCCATGCTGATAAGCCTTGGCTCACAAGACGCTATGCTAGGTGGCTCGGTATCAGTCACAGCTTCTGCCCAGATCACACCCATGCCCCCACCCCGGCTAGCTCATCCACTGTACCCGTATACGCCTTCCCACTTTCcatctgtgtgtgtgaatgtTTGGATTGGTTTAATTGTTTGCTTGTATTCATGGACTGTATTGATACAATTTATTACTAAGAGAGTGTATGATAACGATAGCTAACCAATATGAGTAGGTACTTGTTTAATCGTATCAAAAGAAACCAGTTTGCTAACCACAAAGAAAATGTTTCATATTAGAATAACCAATCTCAGTTCCGCAGAAAAGGATCGTTGATATGACCAGATGATTTTTTAAGCAATAATAGCTAATAATTCTAAGATGAAAAGCTTTGTTAGAAAAGATACATTAACAATAAGTTACAAGGCTTATAGGGTAAGCTAAGAAAACTGAAGTAGATATGGGATAGGAACGGCCAAGTAATACAGGACTCACATCCCACTGACCAACCCATCCCAAtccgtttgtgtgtgtgcctgttcCATGTGAATATTGTGTTTTTCGGCCTgcaacagatacagataccgaTATAGATACTACAATGAACCACCCACAATTACCGATTCCCAACGATTACCATTACCAGATGCAATACCGCGGCATGGTGGCCACCGCCTTCGGGATTGCGCGTGAGGAGGGCGCCCTGAAGCTGTGGCAGGGCGTAACGCCGGCGCTCTACCGACACGTCGTCTATAGGTGGGCATTCCCAAAACTCCTCATTCTAGCATCTAGATCACCGCCACAGCCAATCTGCGCCAGCAGCTGTTAGCCATCAGCCATTAGCTCAGCAAGTTCTAACCCGACTTCTCCCTGTCCTCCCATGTCCATCCGCAGCGGTGTGAGGATCTGCAGCTACGACCTGATGCGCAAGGAGTTCACACAGAACGGCACCCAGGCTCTGCCGGTTTGGAAGTCGGCGCTGTGCGGCGTCACGGCCGGAGCCGTTGCCCAGTGGCTTGCCTCGCCCGCTGACCTGGTCAAGGTGCAAATCCAGATGGAGGGCCGACGACGTCTGATGGGCGAGCCACCGAGGGTGCACTCCGCTGGCCATGCCTTCCGCCAGATCGTGCAGCGTGGCGGAATTAAGGGTCTGTGGAAGGGCAGCATCCCGAATGTGCAGCGAGCGGCGTTGGTCAATCTGGGCGACCTAACCACATACGACACCATCAAGCACCTGATCATGGACCGCCTGAAGATGCCCGACTGCCACACCGTGCACGTGCTGGCCTCCGTTTGCGCCGGATTCGTGGCAGCGATCATGGGCACGCCAGCTGATGTGGTGAAGACGCGCATCATGAACCAGCCCACCGACGAGAATGGCCGGTAAGTGACCAATGGCAGCATTTAACCACTAGAACGCTTAACCATCTATGTTATTCTCGCAGGGGCCTGCTCTATCGCGGATCCGTGGACTGCCTGCGACAGACGGTTGCGAAAGAGGGCTTTGTGGCGCTGTACAAAGGCTTCCTGCCCTGCTGGATACGAATGGCGCCGTGGTCGCTCACCTTCTGGCTGTCCTTCGAACAGATCCGCAAGATGATCGGAGCCTCCGGCTACTGAGCGGTGGCTCAATCTAAGTTTAGGTGTAGATGTACATACAAGCACATGTATAACGCAGTTCGTTCATGTTACCCCGCCTTTAAGTCGGTCATAATCCTATTTTCCGTGCCTGAATGAATGCCCAAATGTCGGCAGGATGTTGTGCGGCTGGTGGCCAAGCTTAGCATATACTCTGTCCATTTTAGTCTGTTATGCCACTCAGATCTTTCAGGTTTCTTTCTCTTACcctttgttattgttgttgccttaagattaaaatcaaaacttACAATAAAGCGAGATACTTGTTAATTCAAAGGAGATTACTTAAGAGGCTCCCAAGAGCCGAGCGAAATCGAAAGAGACGACAATGCTGGTGGTCAATGGAACTTGTATAATCCagacaaataaataattaataggCTTTCCCCTTGCGCAGTGAAAGTGAAACAGTTTCAAGTATTTTATCAATAGATTTTTTggtatatgtatatttctaACCAGCTCCAGTGCAATTAAGTAAAAtcaagaaaataaaattggTAATAATACCTAGGAGACatacacacaggcacacatatgtacataaatacatagctatgtataatatatagatata
The Drosophila mauritiana strain mau12 chromosome X, ASM438214v1, whole genome shotgun sequence DNA segment above includes these coding regions:
- the LOC117148422 gene encoding mitochondrial uncoupling protein 4 isoform X1, which translates into the protein MAAKTDESSPAVASSTSSTPAPSSGRHQLRPVKFDYADSFACTYIVSVVAASIAELATYPLDLTKTRLQIQGEGAAHSAGKSNMQYRGMVATAFGIAREEGALKLWQGVTPALYRHVVYSGVRICSYDLMRKEFTQNGTQALPVWKSALCGVTAGAVAQWLASPADLVKVQIQMEGRRRLMGEPPRVHSAGHAFRQIVQRGGIKGLWKGSIPNVQRAALVNLGDLTTYDTIKHLIMDRLKMPDCHTVHVLASVCAGFVAAIMGTPADVVKTRIMNQPTDENGRGLLYRGSVDCLRQTVAKEGFVALYKGFLPCWIRMAPWSLTFWLSFEQIRKMIGASGY
- the LOC117148422 gene encoding uncharacterized protein LOC117148422 isoform X3, encoding MAAKTDESSPAVASSTSSTPAPSSGRHQLRPVKFDYADSFACTYIVSVVAASIAELATYPLDLTKTRLQIQGEGAAHSAGKSNRCEDLQLRPDAQGVHTERHPGSAGLEVGAVRRHGRSRCPVACLAR
- the LOC117148422 gene encoding mitochondrial uncoupling protein 4 isoform X2, yielding MRKEFTQNGTQALPVWKSALCGVTAGAVAQWLASPADLVKVQIQMEGRRRLMGEPPRVHSAGHAFRQIVQRGGIKGLWKGSIPNVQRAALVNLGDLTTYDTIKHLIMDRLKMPDCHTVHVLASVCAGFVAAIMGTPADVVKTRIMNQPTDENGRGLLYRGSVDCLRQTVAKEGFVALYKGFLPCWIRMAPWSLTFWLSFEQIRKMIGASGY